One Marinobacter halotolerans genomic region harbors:
- a CDS encoding acetolactate synthase 3 large subunit — MELLSGADMLIRSLQDEGIEYIYGYPGGAALHIYDALFRQDKVKHILVRHEQAAVHMADGYARASGKPGTVLVTSGPGATNTITGIATAFMDSIPMVVICGQVASTLIGEDAFQETDMIGVSRPVVKHNLSVRHPEEIPEIIRKAYYIASTGRPGPVVVDVPKDMTTPNERYEYVFPKKVKLRSYNPAIRGHAGQIKKAVDMLMAAKRPIIYAGGGVILGKASDQLTELVRMLGYPITNTIMGIGCYPASDKQHLGWLGMHGTYESNMSMHHADLILCVGARFDDRVTNATEKFCPGARIVHIDIDPASISKTIDADVPIVGPVDAVLKEMITLVKESKVRPDADAIAAWWKQIDEWRAFHGMRYETSDDTIKPQEVIEALWRLTKGEAYVTTDVGQHQMFAAQYYKFDRPNRWINSGGLGTMGFGLPAAMGVKLNYPDDEVLCITGEGSIQMNIQELSTCKQYNLPVKIINVNNQALGMVKQWQDMNYESRHAESYMGSLPDFIKLAEAYGHVGVRIDKKEDLEPKLKEVLAMKDQLVFVDIYVDRFEHVYPMQVARGSMKDMWLSKTERV; from the coding sequence GTGGAGTTATTGTCTGGCGCTGATATGCTGATTCGGTCCCTGCAGGATGAGGGCATTGAATACATATACGGCTATCCGGGTGGTGCAGCGCTTCATATCTATGACGCGCTTTTCAGACAGGACAAGGTCAAGCACATTCTGGTGCGGCACGAACAGGCAGCCGTGCACATGGCTGACGGCTATGCCCGGGCATCGGGAAAGCCGGGCACTGTTCTGGTGACCTCCGGCCCCGGAGCTACCAACACCATCACCGGTATTGCAACGGCCTTCATGGATTCCATTCCCATGGTCGTGATCTGTGGCCAGGTTGCGTCAACGCTGATAGGCGAGGATGCTTTCCAGGAAACGGATATGATCGGCGTGTCCCGTCCGGTGGTAAAACACAACCTGAGTGTCCGTCATCCGGAAGAGATTCCGGAAATTATCCGTAAGGCCTATTACATCGCGTCAACGGGTCGCCCTGGCCCTGTGGTTGTGGATGTCCCCAAGGATATGACCACGCCCAACGAGCGTTATGAGTACGTTTTCCCCAAGAAGGTGAAACTCCGCTCCTACAATCCGGCCATACGCGGCCACGCGGGTCAGATCAAGAAGGCTGTGGACATGCTCATGGCCGCCAAACGACCGATCATTTACGCCGGCGGTGGCGTCATTCTTGGCAAAGCGTCCGATCAGCTCACCGAGCTTGTCAGAATGCTCGGTTATCCTATTACCAATACCATTATGGGCATCGGTTGCTATCCGGCCTCTGACAAGCAGCACCTTGGCTGGCTGGGCATGCACGGGACCTATGAGTCGAATATGTCCATGCACCATGCTGACCTGATCCTTTGTGTCGGCGCGCGTTTTGATGATCGTGTGACCAATGCCACCGAGAAGTTCTGTCCCGGCGCGCGGATCGTTCACATTGATATTGACCCGGCCTCAATCTCCAAGACTATCGATGCAGACGTGCCAATCGTTGGCCCGGTTGATGCCGTACTCAAGGAGATGATCACACTGGTCAAGGAGAGCAAGGTAAGGCCGGACGCCGATGCCATTGCGGCCTGGTGGAAGCAGATTGACGAGTGGCGTGCCTTCCACGGTATGCGCTATGAAACCAGTGATGACACGATCAAGCCGCAGGAAGTGATCGAGGCGCTCTGGCGTCTGACCAAGGGCGAGGCCTATGTGACCACCGATGTCGGACAGCACCAGATGTTCGCGGCCCAGTACTACAAGTTTGATCGTCCAAACCGCTGGATCAACTCTGGTGGACTGGGAACCATGGGCTTCGGCCTGCCGGCCGCCATGGGTGTCAAACTCAATTACCCGGACGATGAAGTGCTTTGTATTACCGGTGAAGGCAGTATCCAGATGAACATCCAGGAGCTGTCGACCTGCAAGCAGTACAATTTGCCGGTGAAGATCATCAATGTGAACAACCAGGCGCTGGGGATGGTCAAGCAATGGCAGGACATGAACTACGAGTCCCGTCATGCGGAGTCTTACATGGGATCCCTGCCGGACTTCATCAAGTTGGCAGAGGCCTATGGCCACGTCGGTGTGCGGATCGACAAAAAGGAAGATCTGGAGCCGAAGCTCAAGGAAGTGCTGGCAATGAAAGACCAGTTGGTATTTGTTGATATCTACGTTGACCGGTTTGAACACGTCTACCCCATGCAGGTAGCCCGAGGTTCGATGAAGGATATGTGGCTCAGCAAGACGGAGAGGGTCTGA
- the ilvN gene encoding acetolactate synthase small subunit codes for MRRIISVLLENEPGALSRVVGLFSQRNYNIETLTVAPTEDETLSRLTVTTTGSDKVIEQITKQLNKLIEVVKLVDLTEGAHIERELMLVKLKATGSQRAEIKRTVDIFRGQIVDVTSSVYTVQLAGDSEKLDGFIQAIGTSGVLEVVRSGVSGIARGEKVLSL; via the coding sequence ATGCGTCGAATCATCTCTGTTCTGCTGGAAAATGAGCCGGGTGCTCTGTCACGGGTTGTAGGTCTGTTTTCCCAGCGCAACTACAACATTGAAACCCTTACGGTTGCGCCTACCGAGGACGAAACGCTCTCGCGGCTGACAGTCACTACGACCGGTTCCGACAAGGTAATCGAGCAGATCACCAAGCAGCTCAACAAGCTGATAGAAGTGGTCAAGCTGGTTGACCTGACCGAAGGCGCTCACATCGAGCGCGAACTGATGCTGGTCAAGCTCAAGGCTACCGGCTCCCAGCGCGCCGAAATCAAGCGAACCGTCGATATTTTCCGTGGCCAGATTGTGGATGTCACCAGTTCGGTCTACACGGTCCAGCTGGCCGGTGACAGCGAGAAACTTGATGGCTTCATCCAGGCGATCGGTACCTCCGGCGTACTGGAAGTTGTGCGCTCGGGCGTCTCCGGCATTGCCCGTGGTGAAAAGGTTCTGAGCCTTTAA